AGCCCGAGCGACGCCATCCGACGGGTGTGGTTCTCGGTGAGACGGGCGAACATACGCCCGACCTCGGCCAGGTCGGCGCCACGGTGCGCCACGCCTCCGACGAGGAGGGCGGCCAGGGCGTCGCGCTCGGCGGCCACCCGCTGCGCCTGGCTGAGCGCCTCGCCGACCAGCCGGCGCCCCCACAGGGCCAGCCGGCCGGCCAGCCGGGGGTCGGCCTCGATCGCCGCCCGGACCCGGTCCACCGCGAAGGCCGAGTGACCGGTGTCCTCGAGCACCCGCAGCACGAGGTCGCGGGTCGAGTCGTCCAGGTAGGCCGAGATCTCCCGGTAGAAGTCCGTCGCTATGCCGTCGCCGACGTAGGCCTTGACCAGGCCCTCCAGCCAGTCCCGGGGCGCGGTGCGCTCGTGGAACGCCTCCAGCGCCGGCATGAACGGCTCCATCGCCTCCTCGGGCCCGGTGCCCAGCTCCTCCAGCCGGGACCGGATCAGCGAGAAGTGGTTGTACTCCGCCACC
This portion of the Actinomycetes bacterium genome encodes:
- a CDS encoding ferritin-like fold-containing protein; protein product: VAEYNHFSLIRSRLEELGTGPEEAMEPFMPALEAFHERTAPRDWLEGLVKAYVGDGIATDFYREISAYLDDSTRDLVLRVLEDTGHSAFAVDRVRAAIEADPRLAGRLALWGRRLVGEALSQAQRVAAERDALAALLVGGVAHRGADLAEVGRMFARLTENHTRRMASLGLSA